From Acidimicrobiales bacterium, one genomic window encodes:
- a CDS encoding HAMP domain-containing sensor histidine kinase, translating into MSSPLGALTSLKVKLSIVIVAAVAVAAITSTVGLRLGWPIWVRPVVAAALSLIMVQFLARGLTSPLRNIDAAARRFGGGDLAARATVSTVDEIGRLASTFNSMADQLAEAERHRRRFVADAAHELRTPVSGLLATVENMADGVTEPTAHELEKLHRQCRRLSALTADLLDLSRLEAGVLELRPSQFDLLDLARAAADEAMVRHPDAEIEVSGPRQEITGDRRHLRRAVDNLVENAAVHGRTALTPPQVKIAVGPGPVLVVEDNGPGLNGTASDVFDPFRRNSPSTAGTGLGLAIAREIVHLHHGRIEAKDTGRGAAFTIDLST; encoded by the coding sequence GTGTCGTCGCCGTTGGGCGCGCTCACCAGCCTGAAGGTGAAGTTGTCGATAGTCATCGTCGCTGCTGTGGCCGTTGCGGCAATCACATCGACCGTGGGGCTCAGACTCGGGTGGCCGATCTGGGTTCGTCCGGTTGTGGCCGCGGCTCTGTCCTTGATCATGGTTCAGTTCTTGGCCCGCGGCCTGACGTCTCCTCTGCGCAACATCGATGCTGCGGCCCGCCGGTTCGGCGGCGGCGACCTGGCGGCTCGGGCCACGGTGTCGACCGTTGACGAGATCGGACGCCTGGCCAGCACCTTCAACTCGATGGCCGACCAGTTGGCCGAGGCAGAAAGGCACAGGCGTCGTTTCGTGGCCGACGCTGCCCACGAGCTGCGTACCCCGGTGTCGGGTCTTCTGGCCACGGTCGAGAACATGGCAGATGGGGTCACCGAGCCCACAGCCCACGAGCTCGAAAAGCTGCACCGCCAGTGCCGCCGGCTGTCGGCGCTGACGGCCGATCTGCTGGATCTGTCTCGTCTGGAGGCCGGGGTGCTCGAGCTGAGGCCGTCACAGTTCGATCTGCTCGACCTGGCGCGGGCCGCGGCAGATGAAGCGATGGTGCGCCATCCCGACGCTGAGATAGAGGTTTCGGGGCCGAGGCAGGAGATCACCGGCGACCGACGTCACCTGCGCAGGGCCGTGGACAACCTCGTCGAGAACGCGGCGGTGCACGGCCGCACCGCGTTGACACCGCCCCAGGTCAAGATCGCTGTCGGCCCCGGCCCCGTGCTGGTGGTCGAGGACAACGGCCCAGGCCTCAACGGAACCGCGTCCGATGTGTTCGACCCATTCCGGCGCAACAGCCCTTCGACCGCAGGCACTGGGCTGGGTCTGGCAATAGCGCGCGAAATCGTTCACCTCCACCACGGCCGCATCGAGGCCAAGGACACTGGCCGTGGTGCCGCATTCACCATCGACCTGTCGACCTGA
- a CDS encoding bifunctional o-acetylhomoserine/o-acetylserine sulfhydrylase: MSNDWKFETATVHAGQQPDSATGARAVPIYQTTSYVFDNAEHAQNLFALAEIGNIYTRIMNPTQHVLEERIAALEGAVRTAVGLPGCLAVASGQAAETLAILTLAEVGDHIVASPSLYGGTYNLFNYTLPKMGIEVSFVADPDDLDAWQAAVQPNTKAFYGETIGNPKNDVFDFEGVSTIAKQVGVPLIIDNTVASPYLCNPLTHGADIVIHSATKFIGGHGNSIGGVIVDGGSFDFGAGDKFPNFTEPDPSYHGLAYWPALGPGAFIIKARVQMLRDLGPAISPMNAFLLLQGVETLHLRMERHVENAAKVARFLAEHPQVEWVSYSGLETSKWNERAKRYLPKGPGSVLAFGIAGGAKAGQKFVESLELHSHVANIGDVRSLAIHPASTTHSQLTAEEQEATGVLPNLVRLSVGIEHIDDIIADLVTGFEATSAL; the protein is encoded by the coding sequence ATGAGCAACGACTGGAAGTTCGAGACGGCCACCGTCCACGCAGGACAGCAGCCCGATAGCGCCACCGGCGCCCGGGCCGTTCCGATCTATCAGACCACGTCCTATGTGTTCGACAACGCCGAACACGCCCAGAACCTGTTCGCGCTGGCCGAGATCGGCAACATCTACACGCGCATCATGAACCCCACCCAGCACGTGCTCGAAGAGCGCATCGCTGCACTGGAGGGTGCCGTGCGCACCGCCGTCGGCCTGCCAGGATGCCTTGCCGTAGCGTCGGGCCAGGCCGCCGAGACGCTGGCGATCTTGACCCTGGCCGAGGTCGGCGACCACATCGTCGCCAGCCCGTCGCTGTATGGCGGCACCTACAACCTGTTCAACTACACACTTCCGAAGATGGGCATCGAGGTCAGCTTCGTCGCAGACCCCGACGACCTCGATGCGTGGCAGGCGGCCGTGCAGCCGAACACCAAGGCGTTCTACGGCGAGACCATCGGCAACCCCAAGAACGACGTGTTCGACTTCGAGGGTGTTTCGACCATCGCGAAGCAGGTCGGCGTGCCCCTGATCATCGACAACACGGTGGCTTCTCCGTACCTGTGCAACCCGCTCACCCACGGAGCCGACATCGTCATCCACTCGGCCACCAAGTTCATCGGCGGCCACGGCAACAGCATCGGCGGCGTCATCGTCGACGGCGGCAGCTTCGACTTCGGCGCCGGCGACAAGTTCCCGAACTTCACCGAACCCGACCCCAGCTACCACGGTCTTGCCTATTGGCCCGCTCTGGGGCCCGGCGCATTCATCATCAAGGCCCGCGTCCAGATGCTGCGCGATCTCGGACCGGCGATCTCGCCGATGAACGCGTTCTTGCTTCTTCAGGGTGTCGAGACGCTGCACCTGCGGATGGAGCGCCACGTCGAGAACGCCGCCAAGGTCGCCCGCTTCCTGGCCGAACATCCCCAGGTCGAGTGGGTGTCGTACTCGGGCCTCGAGACGTCGAAGTGGAACGAACGGGCCAAGCGCTACCTGCCCAAGGGCCCCGGATCGGTGCTGGCGTTTGGCATCGCCGGCGGTGCCAAGGCCGGCCAGAAGTTCGTGGAAAGCCTCGAGTTGCACAGCCACGTCGCCAACATCGGCGATGTGCGCAGCCTGGCCATACATCCGGCCAGCACCACCCACAGCCAGCTGACCGCCGAGGAACAAGAGGCCACTGGTGTCTTGCCGAACCTCGTGCGCTTGTCGGTCGGCATCGAGCACATCGACGACATCATCGCCGACCTGGTGACGGGCTTCGAGGCCACATCAGCGCTCTGA
- a CDS encoding response regulator transcription factor has product MGNSRILVVDDDLAIADAVAQRLRADGHEVNTVHDGNVAVATALVAPPDLVVLDLGLPGADGIEVCRRIRVHHDVAVVMLTARDDETDILVGLGVGADDYVVKPFSPRELSARITAVLRRTMASRPAIDENHLRAGTFEIDVMRRRVWGPTGDVHLTVTEFDLFVDLAKARGAVRSRDDLMQQVWGYRDAGVARTIDSHIRALRRKLDADLIRTIHGIGYALSVGDRI; this is encoded by the coding sequence GTGGGTAACAGCCGAATTCTCGTAGTCGACGACGACCTGGCCATCGCCGATGCCGTGGCACAACGTCTTCGCGCCGACGGCCATGAGGTCAACACAGTGCATGACGGCAACGTGGCGGTCGCCACGGCGTTGGTTGCTCCCCCCGATCTGGTGGTGCTCGATCTGGGCTTGCCGGGGGCAGATGGCATCGAGGTGTGCCGCCGGATCCGTGTTCATCACGACGTGGCCGTTGTGATGTTGACCGCCCGAGACGACGAGACCGACATCCTGGTCGGGCTGGGGGTGGGCGCCGACGACTATGTGGTGAAGCCGTTTTCGCCCAGGGAGTTGTCGGCTCGTATCACCGCTGTGCTGAGGCGCACCATGGCGTCGCGCCCCGCCATCGACGAGAACCATTTGCGCGCCGGCACTTTCGAGATCGACGTGATGCGGCGCCGGGTTTGGGGCCCCACCGGCGATGTGCATCTGACGGTGACCGAGTTCGACCTGTTCGTCGATCTGGCCAAGGCCCGAGGCGCCGTGCGCAGCCGCGACGACCTGATGCAGCAGGTATGGGGTTATCGCGACGCCGGGGTGGCCCGCACCATCGATTCACACATCCGAGCGTTGCGACGCAAGCTCGATGCCGATCTGATCCGCACCATCCACGGAATCGGCTACGCCCTCTCGGTGGGCGACAGGATCTGA
- a CDS encoding dienelactone hydrolase family protein, translating into MIEREIEVATGDGEMKTFIYHPEHDGPHPVVLYLMDAPSIRPALKDMASRLATAGYYVMLPYLFYRGGPFREFGQSDEDMHARQEMMGTVNPTNIIGDAEALLKIAEADVAAKTDGPIGAVGFCMSGGLVISLARAMGQRVGAVASIHGAWLVRDTPDSPHLGLEHVSAEVYLGWADNDPTAPVEDRDVLTNALDEAGVEYNLDFLSYAVHGYAPPGGERYNRAASELHWERVHSMLRRRVG; encoded by the coding sequence ATGATCGAGCGCGAGATCGAAGTGGCAACCGGCGACGGTGAGATGAAGACCTTCATCTATCACCCCGAGCACGACGGACCGCACCCCGTTGTCCTTTACCTGATGGACGCACCCAGCATCAGGCCCGCCCTCAAAGACATGGCATCTCGACTGGCGACGGCGGGCTATTACGTGATGTTGCCCTACCTGTTCTACCGGGGCGGACCGTTTCGCGAGTTCGGTCAAAGCGATGAAGACATGCACGCCAGGCAGGAGATGATGGGCACGGTGAACCCCACCAACATCATCGGTGACGCCGAAGCGCTGCTGAAGATCGCCGAGGCCGATGTAGCCGCCAAGACCGATGGTCCCATCGGAGCGGTCGGTTTCTGCATGAGTGGGGGCCTGGTCATTTCACTGGCCCGCGCCATGGGCCAGCGTGTCGGCGCAGTTGCGTCGATCCACGGTGCCTGGTTGGTCCGCGACACCCCCGACTCGCCCCACCTCGGCCTCGAGCACGTCAGCGCCGAGGTCTACCTCGGCTGGGCCGACAACGACCCCACCGCTCCGGTCGAAGATCGCGACGTGCTGACGAACGCCCTCGACGAAGCCGGGGTCGAATACAACCTCGATTTCCTCAGCTATGCCGTTCACGGATATGCCCCGCCTGGTGGCGAGCGCTACAACCGGGCCGCCTCTGAGTTGCACTGGGAGCGGGTTCACTCGATGCTGCGCCGACGCGTCGGCTGA
- a CDS encoding DUF4173 domain-containing protein, producing the protein MTTTLDRARTDTVPTPDSKTISTLALIAVAGVVGDLAMHASAFGFAASGAVAALGWCAASGSASLRRPATLVVPMTITALALWLSVRYSPWLLTIDLAAAALLLMIGPAIDRQGRLLANDRYEWTLRSAKTFRAIQPALVKVVRIVHRATAALAGGRAAALGLGNYVLAAATGALMLVLLASGDAVFASFLSMPDVTTQGLHLLGWSVATFVGLWLATASDHHDRPARAATAIRTSHDSASLLLATVSMVLGLFTLSQLVTVLQGRQWVLERTGLTFAEYARQGFFQLLWVAVVVAAVLAFARVRTAADYRRPPRRVIVLSGVIAALTIGLVIVSLRRMFLYEEAFGLTMLRLYVMGFAAWMIAVLLATATATASAGGRRWLAPFVVGSAVAGVLVLNIVNPEAIVVERNLERAQSGADLDVDYLLGMSTDGRLALVEALEAGQWPAITRALCERGLERTPDLDNIWSYNFSVDHYQEAVARLCGSGPS; encoded by the coding sequence ATGACAACCACGCTTGACCGCGCGCGCACCGACACGGTGCCAACACCCGACTCGAAGACGATCTCGACCTTGGCGTTGATTGCCGTCGCAGGAGTGGTTGGCGACCTGGCGATGCACGCATCGGCGTTCGGGTTTGCCGCTTCGGGTGCTGTCGCCGCACTGGGTTGGTGCGCCGCTAGCGGCTCGGCGTCGTTGCGCCGGCCAGCCACCCTGGTCGTTCCGATGACCATCACCGCGCTGGCCCTTTGGTTGTCGGTGCGGTACAGCCCGTGGCTGTTGACCATCGATCTGGCGGCTGCAGCTCTGCTGCTGATGATTGGGCCGGCCATCGACCGCCAGGGTCGCCTTCTGGCCAACGACCGGTACGAGTGGACCTTGCGCTCGGCCAAAACGTTCAGGGCGATTCAGCCCGCACTGGTGAAGGTCGTGCGCATCGTGCACCGCGCCACCGCCGCCCTGGCTGGTGGTAGGGCTGCCGCGCTGGGGTTGGGAAACTACGTGCTTGCCGCCGCCACCGGTGCGTTGATGCTGGTGCTGTTGGCTTCGGGCGACGCGGTGTTTGCGTCGTTCTTGTCGATGCCGGACGTGACCACACAGGGACTTCATCTGTTGGGTTGGTCGGTTGCAACCTTTGTTGGCCTGTGGCTGGCGACGGCCTCGGATCATCACGATCGACCCGCGCGAGCGGCCACGGCTATACGCACCTCGCACGACTCGGCCTCGTTGTTGCTGGCGACTGTGTCGATGGTGCTTGGCCTGTTCACCTTGTCGCAGTTGGTCACGGTGCTGCAGGGCAGGCAGTGGGTGCTGGAGCGCACCGGCCTGACGTTCGCCGAATACGCCAGGCAAGGGTTCTTCCAGCTGTTGTGGGTGGCCGTGGTGGTGGCCGCAGTGCTGGCCTTTGCCCGAGTTCGAACGGCGGCAGATTATCGACGCCCTCCCCGGCGCGTCATTGTCCTGAGCGGGGTCATTGCGGCGCTGACGATCGGCCTCGTCATCGTGTCGCTGCGCCGCATGTTCCTGTACGAAGAAGCGTTCGGCCTGACGATGCTGCGGCTCTACGTGATGGGCTTCGCTGCTTGGATGATCGCGGTGTTGTTGGCCACGGCGACGGCGACCGCAAGCGCTGGTGGCAGGCGCTGGCTGGCTCCCTTTGTGGTGGGTTCGGCCGTTGCGGGCGTGCTGGTGCTGAACATCGTGAACCCCGAGGCCATCGTCGTCGAACGCAATCTCGAGCGAGCCCAGAGCGGCGCCGACCTCGACGTCGACTATCTGCTGGGGATGTCCACCGATGGGCGGCTGGCCCTGGTCGAGGCCCTCGAAGCGGGTCAGTGGCCGGCGATAACCCGCGCACTGTGCGAAAGGGGCCTGGAGCGCACGCCCGACCTGGACAACATCTGGTCGTACAACTTCAGCGTCGACCACTACCAAGAGGCCGTGGCCCGACTGTGCGGTAGTGGTCCTTCATGA